From Burkholderia pseudomultivorans, the proteins below share one genomic window:
- a CDS encoding ribonuclease T2 encodes MLKTLTHAAAALAVAAASLSAAAQTGYDYLLLAASWEPGFCASHDTPECTNLAGSYAATSLSLHGLWPNNYDGNQPFYCGVPQSDVDLDNAHQWCSMDAYPIGTATRNTLSTYMPGVASCLDRHEWFKHGTCSNSASPDAYWNEATGMIGRLGNTSFNAFLQANAGKTVTRNQLLSAFEGAFASNTRSAVSLKCTKVNGVSYFTEAWIAVKTNATAQFPSAASLVTDGNTQGTCPTSGVLIAK; translated from the coding sequence ATGCTCAAGACGCTGACTCACGCTGCGGCCGCGCTCGCCGTTGCCGCCGCTTCGCTGTCCGCCGCCGCGCAGACCGGCTACGACTACCTGCTGCTCGCCGCATCGTGGGAGCCGGGCTTCTGCGCTTCGCACGATACGCCCGAGTGCACGAACCTCGCCGGCTCGTATGCGGCGACGAGCCTGTCGCTGCACGGGCTGTGGCCGAACAACTACGACGGCAACCAGCCGTTCTACTGCGGCGTGCCGCAGAGCGACGTCGATCTCGACAACGCGCACCAGTGGTGCAGCATGGATGCGTACCCGATCGGCACCGCGACCCGCAACACGCTGTCGACCTATATGCCGGGCGTCGCGTCGTGCCTCGACCGGCACGAATGGTTCAAGCACGGCACCTGCTCGAATTCGGCGTCGCCCGATGCGTACTGGAACGAGGCGACCGGCATGATCGGCCGGCTCGGCAACACGTCATTCAACGCGTTCCTGCAGGCGAACGCGGGCAAGACGGTGACGCGCAACCAGCTGCTGTCCGCGTTCGAAGGCGCGTTCGCCAGCAACACGCGCAGCGCGGTGTCGCTGAAGTGCACGAAGGTCAACGGCGTCAGCTATTTCACCGAGGCGTGGATCGCGGTGAAGACGAACGCGACCGCGCAGTTCCCGAGCGCCGCGTCGCTCGTGACCGATGGCAATACGCAGGGGACGTGTCCGACTTCGGGGGTGCTGATCGCGAAATGA
- a CDS encoding isochorismatase family cysteine hydrolase, giving the protein MTHPGNASDTAPATGNPSAQHEASPLPAITPARTALLVMHYQTDILGLFPAVAPTLLANTRALCDTARASGVAVYFANLRFSPGYPEVSPLNKNGQGIKQLGLFIDDAPSPELARRDDEPLIVAHRASVFFGTDLQARLTAQHIDTLIMVGIASTGVVLSSVAHASDADFRLYTVKDCCYDPDPVVHEHLFATAFETRTTVLALDDALRMLA; this is encoded by the coding sequence GTGACCCATCCGGGAAACGCATCCGATACCGCACCGGCAACCGGTAACCCCTCCGCGCAGCACGAAGCATCGCCGCTGCCGGCCATCACACCCGCGCGCACCGCGCTGCTCGTCATGCATTACCAGACCGACATCCTCGGGCTTTTTCCGGCGGTCGCGCCCACCCTGCTTGCCAACACGCGCGCGCTATGCGACACGGCACGAGCCAGCGGCGTCGCCGTCTATTTCGCGAACCTGCGTTTCAGCCCCGGCTATCCGGAGGTCAGCCCGCTGAACAAGAACGGGCAAGGTATCAAGCAACTGGGCCTGTTCATCGACGACGCGCCGTCGCCGGAACTCGCGCGGCGCGACGACGAGCCGCTGATCGTCGCGCATCGCGCCAGCGTCTTCTTCGGCACCGATCTGCAGGCGCGTCTGACCGCGCAACACATCGACACGCTGATCATGGTCGGCATCGCGTCGACCGGCGTCGTGCTGTCGTCGGTCGCCCATGCGAGCGACGCGGACTTCCGCCTGTACACGGTCAAGGACTGCTGCTACGACCCGGATCCGGTGGTTCACGAACACCTGTTCGCCACCGCGTTCGAAACGCGCACGACGGTGCTGGCGCTCGACGACGCGTTGCGAATGCTCGCATAG
- a CDS encoding AraC family transcriptional regulator yields MDPLVRASGLRGYPALMRDMGCDPVPLLRRYHIAEAALERDDTLISLRSATHLLEASAEFTGCGDFGLRLSSYQSIDVLGPLSVVLRNAPTIRDALNDVIRYLFVHSPGIVVSVNERSPLVENTVAVSVELHLSGPLVTRQNSDLCLADAHNFLRLFAGDRYALQAVSIPHEPVVSRAVYERFFGARLLEEPVGATLYLARDTFAANVQGANVSFHQIAEDYIFRNFGAAQGSTSDRVRQVLRQTLGTSSADKAGVAAVLALHPRTLQRRLCAEGTSFEIVRDDVRKQLAVHYLRNTRLTIGQVSLMLGFPAQSALSRACRQWFDLTPSEIRVGNRPT; encoded by the coding sequence ATGGATCCCCTGGTCAGAGCGAGCGGCCTTCGCGGCTACCCTGCCCTCATGCGCGACATGGGCTGCGATCCCGTGCCGTTGCTGCGCCGGTATCACATCGCGGAAGCGGCACTGGAACGCGACGACACGCTGATATCGCTGCGCTCCGCCACGCATCTGCTGGAAGCCAGCGCCGAGTTCACCGGATGCGGCGATTTCGGTCTGCGCCTGTCGTCGTATCAAAGCATCGACGTGCTGGGTCCGTTGAGCGTCGTGCTGCGCAACGCGCCAACGATCCGGGATGCGCTGAACGATGTGATCCGCTACCTGTTCGTGCACAGTCCGGGCATTGTCGTGTCGGTCAACGAGCGTAGCCCGCTGGTCGAGAACACCGTCGCGGTGTCCGTCGAGCTTCATCTGTCCGGTCCGCTCGTCACCCGGCAAAACAGCGATCTGTGCCTCGCGGACGCACACAACTTCCTGCGGCTCTTTGCCGGAGACCGATACGCGCTGCAAGCGGTATCGATACCGCACGAACCGGTTGTCAGCCGCGCGGTGTACGAGCGTTTCTTCGGCGCGAGACTGCTGGAGGAACCGGTCGGCGCCACGCTGTATCTGGCGCGCGATACGTTCGCGGCCAATGTGCAGGGCGCGAACGTCTCGTTTCACCAGATCGCGGAAGACTACATTTTCAGGAATTTCGGGGCCGCCCAGGGAAGCACGTCGGATCGCGTCCGCCAGGTATTGCGGCAAACGCTCGGCACGTCGAGCGCCGACAAGGCCGGCGTCGCCGCCGTGCTTGCGCTGCATCCGAGAACGCTGCAGCGTCGCCTCTGCGCGGAGGGCACGAGTTTCGAAATTGTCAGGGACGACGTCCGCAAGCAGCTCGCCGTGCACTACCTTCGCAACACCCGGCTGACCATCGGCCAGGTTTCGTTGATGCTCGGATTTCCTGCGCAATCGGCGTTATCGCGCGCTTGCCGCCAGTGGTTCGATCTCACGCCCTCGGAAATCCGCGTCGGCAATCGGCCGACGTGA
- a CDS encoding flavin-containing monooxygenase, whose translation MKTDYDVLIIGAGISGIGMACHLARECPDKRVGILERRRAIGGTWDLFRYPGIRSDSDMFSFGYQFRPWHEYKVLADGPSIRQYVADTAREHGVDQLIRFGVRIDGASWSTERRRWTVSARQEDTGEALTFTCAYLIPCTGYYNHDQGYLPHFPGQERFKGLRVHPQHWPEDLDYRGKRVVVIGSGATAVTLVPAMAGRAAHVTLLQRSPSYIFSVPAYDKISAVLDRVLPTRWVYGLARWRNIRLQRLIYKAAKRWPRPVRSWLLSHVEKRVGSGVDMRHFTPKYNPWDERLCAVPDGDLFKVLRDGKASVVTDHIDTFTESGILLKSGKTLEADIVVTATGLQLQSLGGMSLHVDGRKVEVGKTMTYKGVLMQDVPNFAYLFGYTNAPWTLKIDMAANYVCRLLKHMDTEGFQTVTAHAPGGEMLDESILGSLQSGYVQRGQDVLPRQGRALPWRVLHSLEADRDMLLKDGIADSALVFRRAAAGADAAAVAGLAGEQAASA comes from the coding sequence ATGAAGACCGACTACGACGTCCTGATCATTGGAGCCGGCATTTCCGGGATCGGGATGGCATGCCACCTGGCGAGGGAGTGTCCGGACAAGCGCGTTGGCATTCTCGAGCGCCGTCGCGCGATCGGCGGAACGTGGGATTTGTTCCGTTATCCCGGCATTCGGTCCGACTCGGACATGTTCAGCTTCGGCTACCAATTCCGGCCGTGGCATGAATACAAGGTTCTCGCCGATGGCCCATCGATCCGGCAATACGTCGCCGATACCGCGCGCGAGCATGGCGTCGACCAGCTCATCCGGTTCGGCGTCCGAATCGACGGCGCATCGTGGTCGACAGAGCGGCGCCGCTGGACAGTCAGTGCGCGGCAGGAGGACACGGGCGAAGCGTTGACCTTCACCTGCGCGTACCTGATTCCCTGTACCGGCTATTACAACCACGATCAGGGCTACTTGCCGCATTTCCCCGGACAAGAGCGATTCAAGGGGCTGCGCGTTCACCCGCAGCACTGGCCCGAGGATCTCGACTATCGCGGCAAGCGCGTCGTCGTGATCGGCAGCGGGGCAACGGCCGTGACGCTCGTGCCCGCAATGGCCGGTCGCGCTGCCCACGTCACGCTGCTGCAGCGCTCGCCGAGCTACATCTTTTCGGTTCCGGCCTACGACAAGATCTCCGCGGTGCTCGATCGCGTGCTGCCGACCCGGTGGGTATACGGGCTGGCGCGCTGGCGCAACATCCGCCTGCAGCGTCTGATCTACAAGGCGGCCAAACGATGGCCGCGCCCGGTCCGCTCCTGGCTGCTGTCCCACGTCGAGAAGCGGGTCGGCAGCGGCGTCGACATGCGTCACTTCACGCCGAAGTACAACCCGTGGGACGAACGGCTGTGCGCGGTTCCGGACGGCGACCTGTTCAAGGTGCTGCGCGACGGCAAAGCGTCCGTCGTGACCGATCATATCGACACGTTCACCGAAAGCGGCATCCTGCTGAAATCGGGCAAGACGCTCGAAGCGGATATCGTCGTCACCGCGACGGGACTGCAGCTTCAGTCGCTTGGCGGCATGAGCCTGCATGTCGACGGGCGAAAGGTCGAGGTCGGCAAGACGATGACGTACAAGGGCGTGCTGATGCAGGACGTGCCGAATTTTGCCTACCTGTTCGGCTATACCAACGCGCCGTGGACGCTCAAGATCGACATGGCGGCGAACTATGTGTGCCGTCTGCTGAAGCATATGGATACCGAAGGGTTCCAGACGGTGACGGCTCATGCGCCCGGCGGCGAGATGCTCGACGAATCGATCCTCGGTTCGCTGCAGTCGGGCTATGTGCAGCGCGGCCAGGATGTGCTGCCGCGCCAGGGAAGGGCGTTGCCGTGGCGCGTCCTGCACAGCCTCGAGGCCGATCGCGACATGCTGCTGAAGGACGGCATCGCCGATTCCGCGCTGGTATTCCGCCGTGCGGCGGCCGGCGCGGATGCGGCGGCTGTCGCCGGTTTGGCCGGCGAGCAAGCCGCGTCCGCGTGA
- a CDS encoding alpha/beta hydrolase, producing MLSFDSRFPSQGEDCAGTLMLPDGNGRPPVIVMAHGFGAIRAAGLHAFARRFVAHGYAVYLFDYRNFGDSDGMPRHWVSPRRHLADWAAAVAHVRTLSGIDRERIVLWGTSFSGGHVIRTAANDHRIHAVIAQVPHVSGIASVRQVPVHVLARLGMAALLDHGSRLFGHPYYRPIVGRPGDVAALTSAECREGYARLLPAGANWENKTLARVFLEVPFYSPVRSAHRVVAPTLIVAGRRDTVTPASAAWRAAMRIPQCEFHLLDGNHFELHLEDEAVCMQSIELQLGFLDRHVGLAEPVRTEVAGQRLQAAHVA from the coding sequence ATGCTCAGTTTCGATTCGAGGTTTCCGAGCCAGGGCGAGGATTGCGCCGGGACGCTCATGCTGCCGGACGGGAACGGAAGACCGCCCGTCATCGTCATGGCGCACGGCTTCGGCGCGATTCGCGCGGCCGGCCTGCACGCGTTTGCGCGGCGCTTCGTTGCGCACGGGTACGCGGTGTACCTGTTCGACTATCGCAACTTCGGCGACAGCGACGGCATGCCCCGGCACTGGGTCAGCCCGCGCCGGCACCTCGCCGACTGGGCCGCGGCCGTCGCGCATGTCCGGACGCTGTCCGGTATCGACCGGGAGCGCATCGTGTTGTGGGGCACGTCGTTTTCCGGCGGGCATGTGATCCGGACGGCCGCGAACGACCATCGGATTCATGCCGTGATCGCCCAGGTGCCGCATGTGAGCGGCATCGCCAGTGTCCGGCAGGTGCCGGTGCACGTGCTGGCGCGATTGGGCATGGCGGCGCTGCTCGACCATGGCAGCCGGCTGTTCGGCCATCCTTATTACAGGCCGATCGTCGGGCGTCCGGGCGACGTCGCAGCGCTGACGAGCGCCGAATGCCGGGAAGGTTATGCGCGGCTGCTACCCGCAGGCGCCAACTGGGAAAACAAGACGCTTGCGCGGGTTTTCCTCGAAGTGCCGTTCTATAGTCCGGTCCGCTCGGCCCATCGGGTCGTGGCGCCGACGCTGATCGTCGCCGGTCGGCGCGATACGGTTACGCCGGCTTCGGCGGCGTGGCGCGCGGCGATGCGCATTCCGCAGTGCGAATTTCACCTGCTGGATGGCAACCATTTCGAGCTTCATCTGGAAGACGAGGCGGTTTGCATGCAGAGTATCGAACTGCAGCTCGGCTTTCTGGACCGGCACGTCGGCCTTGCGGAGCCGGTCCGGACCGAGGTCGCCGGGCAGCGCCTGCAAGCGGCGCATGTCGCATGA
- a CDS encoding saccharopine dehydrogenase family protein, with protein MSKALMIYGAYGYTGELVVREAVRQGMRPIVAGRDGRKLKPLADAFGLEARAFEVANAKANLENVAVVLNCAGPFSTTAVAFVEACIDSHVHYVDITGEIPVFQFCHAQHARAADAGIVLCPGAGFDIVPTDSLAAALKERMPDATRIDLAFSFGTKPSIGTAKTILESAASGGLVRRNHRLVSVPNAWRIRRIPFPGGARWGVSIPWGDVFTAGVSTGVPDGLVYCALPLTLGLTMRLTNFMRGLFAVRAVSRVLDRLARRLFAGGPDAGARDVQRTEFWAEATNPRGETVTMKMSAPNVYAMTADTSLAIASRCLTEPVPAGYRTPSMLMGSAFFLERPGFDVSYPGEPGVRRLAS; from the coding sequence GTGAGTAAAGCGTTGATGATTTACGGCGCATACGGCTACACGGGTGAACTGGTCGTGCGTGAAGCAGTGCGCCAGGGCATGCGGCCGATCGTTGCCGGGCGGGACGGCAGGAAGCTCAAGCCGCTTGCGGATGCGTTCGGTCTGGAGGCGAGGGCGTTCGAGGTGGCGAACGCGAAAGCGAACCTCGAAAACGTCGCCGTCGTGCTGAATTGCGCCGGGCCGTTCTCGACGACTGCCGTAGCGTTCGTCGAAGCCTGCATCGATTCGCATGTCCATTATGTGGACATCACGGGCGAAATTCCGGTTTTCCAGTTCTGCCATGCGCAGCACGCACGCGCCGCCGATGCCGGCATCGTGCTCTGCCCCGGCGCGGGGTTCGACATCGTGCCCACCGATAGCCTTGCCGCGGCGCTGAAGGAGCGGATGCCCGATGCAACGCGGATCGACCTCGCGTTTTCGTTCGGAACGAAACCGAGCATCGGCACGGCGAAGACAATCCTGGAGTCCGCGGCAAGCGGCGGGCTGGTCCGACGCAATCACCGCCTCGTTTCCGTGCCCAATGCGTGGCGCATCAGACGTATCCCGTTTCCCGGCGGCGCGCGGTGGGGCGTGTCGATTCCATGGGGCGACGTGTTCACCGCGGGCGTATCGACCGGCGTACCGGACGGGCTCGTCTATTGCGCGTTGCCCCTCACGCTCGGGCTGACGATGCGGCTCACCAACTTCATGCGCGGGCTGTTCGCCGTTCGTGCCGTTTCGCGGGTACTGGACCGGCTTGCACGGCGGCTCTTTGCCGGCGGTCCGGACGCGGGCGCACGCGATGTGCAGCGAACGGAGTTCTGGGCCGAGGCGACCAACCCTCGGGGCGAAACCGTCACGATGAAGATGTCGGCGCCGAACGTCTATGCGATGACGGCGGATACCTCGCTCGCGATTGCGAGCCGCTGCCTGACCGAGCCGGTGCCGGCGGGCTATCGGACGCCGTCGATGCTGATGGGCAGCGCGTTCTTTCTCGAACGCCCGGGTTTCGACGTGTCGTATCCGGGCGAGCCGGGCGTGCGGCGATTGGCGTCGTGA